From Priestia filamentosa, a single genomic window includes:
- a CDS encoding nitroreductase family protein yields the protein MTTSIREIIKQRRTIRNFNNEVISLDTIIEMLRDATWAPNHKLREPWRFVLFHGDGKEKLRDILLQSSDNIPSKKIEKFTQAQANIVVIMPENTDPLKQEEDLSAVAALIQNFLLLAWENKIGVLWKTGKLIHNSSFQQSVGVGENEKIVGILMVGKFDNVPEAQPREDIVEKITIID from the coding sequence ATGACTACATCAATAAGGGAAATTATTAAACAGAGACGAACAATTAGAAATTTTAATAATGAGGTTATCTCTTTAGATACCATAATTGAGATGCTAAGAGACGCAACATGGGCTCCAAATCATAAGTTACGTGAACCTTGGCGTTTTGTATTGTTTCATGGAGATGGCAAAGAAAAACTTAGGGATATTTTACTTCAATCATCCGATAATATTCCTTCTAAGAAAATAGAAAAGTTCACTCAAGCTCAGGCTAATATTGTGGTAATCATGCCTGAAAATACAGATCCTTTAAAACAAGAAGAAGACCTTAGCGCTGTAGCTGCTTTAATTCAGAATTTCCTTCTGTTAGCTTGGGAAAACAAAATCGGTGTTTTATGGAAAACTGGAAAATTAATTCACAATTCATCCTTCCAACAATCCGTAGGAGTAGGAGAAAACGAAAAGATTGTCGGTATATTAATGGTTGGTAAATTCGATAACGTTCCAGAGGCTCAGCCGCGTGAAGATATTGTAGAAAAAATAACGATTATTGATTAG
- a CDS encoding iron-containing alcohol dehydrogenase has protein sequence MTISYFRTAQTLITGRDSISKIGEEAKKLESKKAMIITDKVIQQTGLLSRVISSLEEIDLAVDTMDEVMPEPPFENLEQMMIQLEEKEYDLLIGVGGGSVLDATKVLSIMLTNQENVRDLVGIEKVQNAGIPTILVPTTAGTGSEVTYNAIFTDVRDKVKKGIVSPYLLPKVAIVDPSLTLTVPPSVTAATGMDALVHAVESYTAIRAGELTDGIALQAIKLISRSLRKAVYNGKDVQAREDMAMGSLLAGISLGNAGVGAVHALAYPLGGKFKVPHGVANSLLLPFVMKYNVVTDLEKFAEVAKALGENIEGLSLREAANCTVYALTQLAQDIEIPSSLKDVGVTAEDIPNLAEEASKIDRLLNNNPRWLTVKEIEKIYEEAYRADTR, from the coding sequence ATGACCATTTCTTATTTTCGAACAGCTCAAACTTTAATTACAGGAAGGGACTCTATCTCTAAAATAGGGGAAGAAGCTAAAAAGTTAGAATCAAAAAAAGCTATGATTATAACAGATAAGGTTATTCAACAGACTGGTCTCCTATCTAGAGTTATTTCCTCTTTAGAAGAGATTGATTTAGCTGTAGACACTATGGATGAAGTAATGCCTGAGCCTCCATTTGAGAACTTAGAACAAATGATGATTCAACTTGAAGAAAAAGAATATGACCTCCTTATTGGTGTAGGAGGAGGGAGCGTGCTTGATGCCACCAAAGTTCTTTCCATTATGTTAACTAATCAAGAGAATGTACGAGACTTGGTAGGAATTGAAAAGGTCCAAAATGCAGGAATTCCTACAATTCTAGTGCCTACTACTGCTGGAACAGGATCTGAAGTTACGTACAACGCTATTTTTACAGATGTACGGGATAAGGTGAAAAAAGGAATTGTTAGTCCTTATCTTCTTCCTAAAGTAGCAATTGTAGATCCATCATTAACGTTAACTGTTCCTCCATCAGTAACTGCAGCAACAGGGATGGATGCTCTTGTTCATGCTGTTGAATCTTATACAGCTATTCGCGCTGGAGAACTAACGGATGGAATCGCTTTACAAGCGATTAAACTAATTTCTCGTTCTTTACGCAAAGCAGTGTACAATGGGAAAGACGTACAGGCACGTGAAGATATGGCGATGGGTAGTTTGCTTGCAGGTATTTCACTAGGTAATGCAGGCGTTGGAGCAGTTCATGCACTTGCTTATCCACTTGGCGGGAAATTTAAAGTTCCTCATGGGGTCGCAAATTCTCTTCTTCTTCCTTTTGTAATGAAATATAATGTGGTGACCGATTTAGAAAAATTTGCAGAAGTTGCAAAAGCATTAGGGGAAAATATAGAAGGTCTTTCGTTGAGGGAAGCAGCTAATTGTACGGTTTACGCATTAACGCAATTAGCCCAAGATATAGAAATTCCGTCTAGTTTAAAAGATGTAGGGGTTACTGCGGAAGATATTCCAAACCTCGCAGAAGAAGCAAGTAAAATTGATCGTCTGCTCAACAATAATCCAAGATGGTTAACGGTTAAAGAAATTGAGAAGATTTATGAAGAAGCATATAGAGCAGATACAAGGTAA
- a CDS encoding tyrosine-type recombinase/integrase → MAYFRKIKSKTAKKGYTWGFTMDVGIDPVTGKRKQTSRRGFTTKSEAEVAYHKLKDQIYKGLKLESNDVLFKDVLADWLEMYKKTVKVSTIKSRRNLINHLLHYFGDMKLKNIKRPMYQQMLNDFYKKGYSLNSISSLHTTANMIFKRALELELIHQSPTDFAKLPKKQVTVEEIESKESKIRFLEKEELMEFLKMAKTEGLYLDYQLFSTLSYTGMRIGESLALKWTDINFEEGTISITKTLFNPTNHETKYQLLTPKTNKSIRTIFIDESIQAILKKHRVQQSQYKLMSGTDYVNEDFVFAKLSGHPLTVKLAGERMKRILKKTSLEKDITPHCLRHTHTSLLIEAGAGIKEIQEILGHGDVQTTMNIYAHMTKDLKEKTSQKFGELMKGLSENL, encoded by the coding sequence TTGGCGTATTTTCGAAAAATCAAATCTAAAACAGCTAAAAAAGGTTACACTTGGGGTTTTACTATGGATGTAGGGATAGACCCAGTCACAGGAAAACGAAAGCAAACTTCAAGACGTGGCTTTACAACTAAATCCGAAGCAGAAGTCGCTTATCACAAATTAAAGGATCAGATTTATAAAGGCTTGAAACTCGAATCAAATGACGTTTTGTTTAAAGATGTATTAGCAGACTGGTTAGAAATGTATAAAAAGACCGTAAAAGTTAGCACTATCAAATCACGTAGAAATTTAATTAATCATCTACTTCATTATTTTGGAGATATGAAACTTAAAAATATTAAGCGTCCTATGTATCAGCAAATGTTGAACGATTTTTATAAAAAAGGTTATTCTCTCAATTCAATATCCAGTCTTCATACGACTGCAAATATGATTTTTAAACGTGCTTTAGAATTGGAACTTATCCACCAAAGCCCTACTGATTTTGCTAAGTTACCTAAAAAACAAGTGACTGTAGAGGAAATAGAAAGTAAAGAGTCAAAAATTCGGTTTCTTGAGAAAGAAGAATTAATGGAGTTTCTCAAAATGGCTAAAACAGAAGGTTTATACTTGGATTATCAATTATTTTCTACCCTTTCCTATACAGGAATGCGGATTGGAGAAAGTTTGGCTTTAAAGTGGACAGATATCAATTTTGAGGAAGGTACAATTAGTATTACAAAAACGTTGTTTAATCCAACAAATCATGAAACGAAATATCAATTACTCACGCCTAAAACAAATAAATCTATTCGGACTATTTTTATTGACGAATCTATTCAGGCTATCCTAAAGAAGCATAGAGTACAACAATCTCAATATAAGTTAATGTCAGGTACCGATTATGTAAATGAAGACTTTGTATTTGCTAAGTTAAGTGGGCATCCGTTAACAGTAAAACTTGCTGGTGAACGGATGAAACGAATTTTGAAGAAAACATCTTTAGAAAAAGATATCACGCCTCACTGCTTACGTCATACACATACTTCCCTTCTTATTGAAGCAGGAGCTGGGATAAAAGAAATACAAGAAATACTAGGCCATGGTGATGTACAAACAACTATGAACATCTATGCTCATATGACAAAAGATTTAAAAGAAAAGACCTCTCAGAAATTCGGTGAATTAATGAAAGGCCTCTCGGAAAATCTCTAG
- a CDS encoding peptidoglycan-binding domain-containing protein has translation MKKKLLAVIPTFMLVTTPLTMGALPNHAVVKAESQKIATKAETRPTLRLGSHSSYVRILQQSLTDVKYNTGIDGIFGPKTQSIVKQFQADHNLSSDGIVGPATWAALDQNKVERQQFTVDDAIALGQKELGSNIVFGGNGRLLKDSKKQSYYRFKAANKDWIDEGGTGTIGWYHIYKDGRVVEDLS, from the coding sequence ATGAAGAAGAAATTGTTAGCTGTTATTCCAACTTTCATGCTTGTCACAACACCTTTAACAATGGGAGCATTGCCTAATCATGCAGTAGTTAAAGCTGAGTCTCAAAAGATTGCAACAAAAGCTGAAACACGACCGACTTTGCGTCTTGGTTCTCACTCTAGTTATGTACGAATCCTGCAACAAAGTCTTACAGATGTGAAGTATAATACAGGGATTGATGGAATTTTTGGCCCGAAAACTCAAAGTATAGTAAAACAGTTTCAAGCCGATCACAATCTATCTTCAGATGGAATTGTGGGCCCTGCAACATGGGCTGCTTTAGATCAGAATAAAGTGGAAAGACAGCAGTTTACCGTCGATGATGCCATTGCATTAGGGCAGAAGGAATTAGGGAGCAATATTGTATTTGGTGGTAATGGTAGACTACTAAAAGACTCTAAAAAGCAGTCTTATTACAGATTTAAAGCAGCCAATAAGGACTGGATAGATGAAGGTGGTACAGGTACAATTGGATGGTATCATATTTATAAAGATGGGCGTGTAGTTGAAGATTTATCCTAG
- a CDS encoding LysR family transcriptional regulator, translating into MESQDLRIFKCVAEQKSISKAAAILGYVQPNVSGRIKHLEEELDTKLLSRTNRGVTLTDEGVLLLEYTEKILFLMDEVKAKMKEGKGEGSLTIGASQTISAFKIPHFLSDFLKQNKNIKVKVKTDTKQILQEQLLYGEIDGLFFSGDNDENPFEEVYSDREKVVLLSCEGHDKRESSPTLLVNSDPNCIYRKKILQFSQNHHFDKPVLMEFDSLESILQGIANGLGMSIIPADIAHSCLSREVVQFEELSEDVQIQFVVKKGKQRSQSMKKFIQFLQNL; encoded by the coding sequence TTGGAAAGCCAAGATTTAAGAATTTTTAAATGCGTAGCAGAGCAGAAATCAATATCAAAAGCTGCAGCAATATTAGGCTATGTTCAACCAAATGTTAGTGGAAGAATAAAACATTTAGAAGAAGAACTAGATACTAAATTATTAAGTCGAACAAACCGAGGAGTTACATTAACAGATGAAGGAGTTCTTTTGTTAGAGTATACAGAAAAAATTCTCTTTTTAATGGATGAAGTAAAAGCAAAAATGAAGGAGGGTAAAGGAGAGGGCTCTTTAACAATTGGAGCTTCTCAAACTATTTCTGCCTTTAAAATTCCTCATTTTCTCTCCGATTTCTTAAAACAAAATAAAAATATAAAAGTAAAAGTTAAAACAGATACAAAACAAATACTGCAAGAGCAACTTTTGTATGGAGAAATTGATGGACTTTTTTTTAGTGGAGATAACGATGAAAATCCATTTGAAGAAGTTTATTCTGATCGTGAAAAAGTTGTTCTTCTGTCTTGTGAAGGACATGATAAAAGGGAATCATCCCCAACATTACTCGTAAATAGTGACCCAAATTGTATATATAGAAAGAAAATATTACAGTTCTCTCAAAACCATCATTTCGATAAACCAGTTTTAATGGAATTTGATTCATTAGAATCGATCTTGCAAGGGATTGCTAATGGACTTGGAATGAGCATTATCCCAGCGGATATAGCACATTCTTGCCTGAGTAGGGAAGTCGTACAGTTTGAGGAGCTTTCAGAAGATGTTCAAATTCAATTTGTGGTGAAAAAAGGAAAGCAAAGATCTCAAAGTATGAAAAAGTTTATTCAGTTCTTACAGAATTTATAA
- a CDS encoding SDR family NAD(P)-dependent oxidoreductase: MSDFENKVYIIIGGGTGVGRSISLKLAERGAKVIINYRKSKKEAMEVTEKITEYGRVALPFKADVAIEKEVSEMISHVIKEFGRIDGLVNNASITTQIAMNDLESATDEIWDSLYEVNVKGMFHCIKAVVPFMKKQGSGAIVNLGSVAGTTGIGSSIPYAATKAAIHNMTRSLAIALSPHIRVNCISPGAIDTRWWSGNKDKMYELVGNLPLQRISSPDDIAEAVLFQLTQASVTGQVFTIDNGQTL; encoded by the coding sequence ATGAGCGATTTTGAAAACAAAGTATACATTATCATTGGCGGAGGCACTGGTGTCGGAAGATCAATTTCCTTAAAATTAGCAGAAAGAGGCGCAAAAGTTATTATCAATTATCGTAAATCAAAAAAAGAAGCAATGGAAGTAACCGAGAAAATTACAGAGTACGGAAGGGTCGCTCTCCCTTTTAAAGCAGACGTTGCGATAGAAAAGGAAGTGAGTGAAATGATTTCACATGTTATAAAGGAGTTTGGGCGAATAGATGGATTGGTAAATAACGCTAGTATTACTACTCAAATTGCTATGAATGATTTAGAATCTGCCACAGATGAAATATGGGATTCCTTGTACGAGGTAAATGTAAAAGGTATGTTTCATTGTATAAAAGCTGTTGTTCCTTTTATGAAGAAACAAGGCTCAGGCGCTATAGTAAATTTAGGAAGCGTAGCCGGAACAACCGGAATTGGCTCTTCTATCCCCTATGCAGCAACGAAAGCAGCTATTCATAACATGACAAGATCTCTTGCAATTGCTCTTTCTCCTCATATTCGAGTAAACTGCATATCTCCAGGTGCTATAGACACAAGATGGTGGTCTGGCAATAAAGATAAGATGTATGAGCTTGTTGGGAATCTACCACTTCAACGTATTTCATCACCAGACGATATTGCAGAGGCTGTCCTGTTTCAACTCACGCAGGCGTCTGTTACAGGGCAAGTGTTTACTATTGATAATGGTCAAACTCTTTAG
- a CDS encoding PLP-dependent aminotransferase family protein yields MSSKYIKIMEGIKRRLEDGSLIAGSKLPSVRQLSQNFSCSKNTVIKAYAELEKEHLIYSVPKSGYYVVNEFQNATNEHEIIDFLSAGPDKNVMPYLEFQHCMNQAIEQYKEELFTYSDQQGFYSLRVQIVKYLQDLQVFTQPERLVVVSGSQQALNLLVSMPFPNGKNNILIEQPTYFGFIESVTLHQATTFGIEFSKEGIDLDRLEYIFRNNDVKFFYIIPRFHNPLGHCYTNSEKKKIVELAEKYDVYIVEDDFLGDLDPNAKSDPLFSFNPYGRVIYIKSFSKIFLPGLRIATVVLPPLMNNDFLRYKFSSDFNSPALSQGALEIYLKSGMFNSHLKKVKEIYRTKMHILQEACELLLPANTHFSKPSSGFYLSISLPEKVTAKQIVHMLNEQHVYVDDASRFFLPEYKKENLIRLSISQVNESKIELGVERLAHCIALVDSRKNRVTPNNFLHF; encoded by the coding sequence ATGAGCTCAAAATATATTAAGATAATGGAAGGGATTAAGCGTCGCCTAGAGGATGGATCGCTTATTGCAGGTAGTAAGCTACCTTCTGTTCGTCAGCTATCCCAGAATTTTTCATGTAGCAAGAATACAGTTATTAAAGCATATGCTGAGCTAGAAAAAGAGCATTTAATTTATTCCGTTCCGAAAAGTGGTTACTATGTTGTGAATGAATTTCAAAATGCAACGAATGAACATGAGATCATTGATTTCTTATCTGCGGGTCCAGATAAAAACGTGATGCCTTATCTTGAATTTCAGCACTGTATGAATCAAGCAATTGAACAATATAAAGAAGAACTTTTTACATACTCTGATCAGCAAGGGTTTTATTCATTACGAGTGCAGATAGTGAAATATTTGCAGGATTTACAGGTGTTCACTCAACCTGAAAGATTAGTAGTTGTATCCGGCTCGCAGCAAGCCCTTAATTTACTAGTGTCTATGCCATTTCCAAATGGAAAAAATAATATTCTTATTGAACAGCCTACTTATTTTGGGTTTATTGAGTCTGTCACTCTGCACCAAGCGACTACTTTTGGAATTGAGTTTTCGAAGGAAGGGATCGATCTTGATCGTCTAGAATACATTTTTCGAAATAATGATGTAAAATTTTTCTATATTATCCCGAGATTCCACAATCCTCTTGGACATTGTTACACAAATAGTGAAAAGAAAAAAATCGTTGAGTTAGCTGAAAAATACGATGTATATATAGTAGAAGATGATTTTTTAGGAGACCTTGATCCAAATGCGAAATCAGATCCTTTATTTTCGTTTAATCCTTATGGAAGAGTGATTTATATTAAAAGTTTTTCGAAAATTTTTCTCCCGGGATTAAGGATTGCTACTGTCGTTCTTCCTCCATTAATGAATAACGATTTTTTACGATATAAATTTAGTTCAGATTTTAATAGTCCAGCACTTTCTCAAGGGGCTCTTGAAATTTATTTGAAAAGTGGGATGTTTAATAGTCATCTAAAAAAAGTAAAAGAGATATATCGTACAAAGATGCATATCCTGCAAGAAGCATGTGAATTATTGCTACCGGCTAATACTCATTTTTCTAAGCCCTCTTCAGGATTCTATCTATCCATCAGTTTGCCTGAGAAGGTGACAGCAAAACAGATAGTTCATATGCTAAACGAACAGCATGTATATGTTGATGATGCCTCTAGATTTTTTTTACCAGAATATAAAAAGGAAAATCTTATCCGATTAAGTATCTCTCAAGTGAACGAGAGTAAAATTGAACTAGGAGTAGAGCGATTGGCTCATTGTATTGCTTTAGTGGACAGTAGAAAAAACCGTGTTACTCCAAATAACTTTTTACACTTTTAG
- a CDS encoding MarR family winged helix-turn-helix transcriptional regulator has translation MTIEKAITHINENWTDIYHHLHYVHQENISHQAIRILQRIEKKSKTKIGDLAAYLQVSHNTASEHIKRLIAKELVSKQRSPKDERQVLVVLTEKGTNILHRHTRLDTEKLKKLLESMEVSEVKAIEKAFSLLSEEAKNVFNS, from the coding sequence ATGACTATTGAAAAAGCTATCACTCATATAAATGAGAATTGGACAGATATTTATCATCATTTACACTATGTTCATCAAGAGAATATCTCCCATCAAGCAATACGTATTCTCCAACGTATCGAAAAGAAATCTAAAACAAAAATAGGGGATTTAGCTGCATACTTGCAGGTCTCTCATAATACCGCTTCTGAACATATTAAAAGACTTATTGCAAAAGAACTTGTTTCTAAACAAAGAAGTCCAAAAGATGAAAGACAAGTACTTGTCGTGTTAACAGAGAAAGGGACAAATATTCTACATAGACATACTCGATTAGATACAGAGAAATTAAAGAAACTATTAGAAAGTATGGAAGTGTCTGAAGTTAAAGCTATTGAAAAAGCTTTTTCGCTTCTTAGTGAGGAAGCGAAAAATGTTTTTAATTCTTAA
- a CDS encoding phosphate ABC transporter ATP-binding protein, with protein sequence MIQSPVIEFKSVSKHFIQNGERKPVLHGISGTIQRNSVVVFVGPSGSGKSTLLSLCNLLISPNEGEIIVEGKEVREWNISKLRQHVGIAFQNAPVLDGTVEDNLLLTYKLHKKQTYSVEQLIAFTGLPKNLLQQDARSLSGGQKQKLSLARTLANNSSILLLDEITAALDPLSTHEVEDLVLRLNKEENKTVVWVTHDLAQAKRVGDLVWLIEDGRLVERASVQDFFAAPTHERTKQFLMGEAAWTL encoded by the coding sequence ATGATTCAGTCACCTGTTATTGAATTTAAATCTGTTAGTAAACATTTTATCCAAAATGGGGAAAGGAAGCCTGTGCTTCATGGAATTTCTGGTACGATTCAGCGAAATTCTGTTGTCGTTTTTGTTGGTCCATCTGGATCAGGAAAAAGTACACTTCTTTCTCTTTGTAATCTGCTCATTTCTCCTAATGAAGGAGAAATTATTGTAGAAGGGAAGGAGGTGCGGGAGTGGAATATAAGTAAGTTGAGACAGCATGTAGGCATTGCATTTCAAAATGCGCCTGTTTTAGACGGTACTGTTGAGGATAATCTTTTGCTTACATATAAACTTCATAAGAAACAGACATACAGCGTTGAACAGCTGATAGCTTTTACAGGTCTTCCTAAAAACCTTTTACAACAAGATGCTAGAAGTCTATCCGGAGGGCAAAAGCAAAAGTTGTCGTTAGCACGAACGCTTGCTAATAATAGTTCAATCCTTCTTTTAGATGAAATCACAGCTGCTCTTGATCCTCTTTCCACACACGAAGTGGAGGATCTTGTGTTGCGTTTGAATAAAGAAGAGAACAAAACGGTTGTTTGGGTTACTCATGACCTTGCGCAAGCCAAAAGAGTAGGAGATTTAGTTTGGTTGATTGAAGATGGACGTTTAGTTGAAAGAGCTTCTGTTCAAGATTTTTTCGCCGCTCCTACACATGAACGAACAAAGCAATTTTTAATGGGAGAAGCAGCATGGACTTTATAG
- a CDS encoding ABC transporter permease — translation MDFIVLLFTIVFVFIALFLSKSFKIGIEKDIIIATIRASIQLLFIGYLLTFIFNLNNPFFTIIMILCMILVAAQNVVKKKEKKQGVFWKVLLTLIVVEGITQGLLLLLGIIPPTPKYMIPISGMIIGNSMVLASLFLNRLSSEVEIRKEEVLLILSLGGSTRQAISHILKASMKASMIPTLESQKTIGLVQLPGMMTGQILAGADPVQAVRFQLLIVFTMMASATLTCVMLSFLIYPSLFTSYQQLKEK, via the coding sequence ATGGACTTTATAGTACTTTTATTTACGATTGTTTTTGTATTTATTGCTCTGTTTCTATCAAAATCATTTAAAATCGGCATTGAAAAAGACATTATTATTGCGACAATTCGAGCAAGCATTCAGCTGCTTTTCATTGGGTATCTCCTAACATTCATTTTTAACTTAAATAATCCTTTTTTTACGATCATTATGATTTTGTGCATGATATTAGTAGCAGCTCAAAATGTAGTGAAAAAAAAGGAGAAGAAGCAAGGCGTGTTTTGGAAAGTTCTGCTTACACTTATTGTTGTAGAAGGCATAACACAAGGTTTGCTTCTTTTATTAGGCATTATTCCTCCCACACCAAAGTACATGATTCCAATCAGTGGAATGATTATCGGAAACTCTATGGTTCTTGCTAGTTTATTTCTAAATCGTCTATCTTCAGAAGTAGAAATTAGGAAAGAGGAAGTTTTGCTTATTTTATCGCTTGGCGGATCAACTAGACAAGCAATTTCTCATATTTTAAAAGCAAGTATGAAAGCAAGTATGATTCCAACCTTAGAAAGCCAAAAAACGATTGGCCTTGTTCAACTACCAGGCATGATGACAGGACAAATTCTTGCTGGAGCTGATCCTGTCCAAGCTGTCCGTTTTCAGTTGTTAATCGTATTTACGATGATGGCTTCTGCTACGCTGACATGCGTTATGCTTAGTTTTCTTATTTATCCAAGCTTATTTACTTCATATCAGCAATTAAAAGAGAAATAA
- a CDS encoding DUF3147 family protein, whose product MFLILKVLVSALIIGIVSGIAQLSPKYGGIIAALPLVSLLSLVWLSIQGETTTELSRFALGVIWGFPATAVLLIIVAISLKSSFPLIVSVMLGIGGWSVFLLLQEIVVKKIF is encoded by the coding sequence ATGTTTTTAATTCTTAAAGTATTGGTATCAGCGCTCATTATTGGAATTGTCTCAGGAATTGCTCAACTTTCGCCTAAGTATGGCGGAATTATAGCGGCTTTGCCATTAGTAAGTTTACTAAGCTTAGTTTGGCTTTCTATTCAGGGAGAAACCACAACAGAACTCAGTAGATTTGCTTTAGGAGTCATTTGGGGTTTTCCAGCAACAGCCGTTCTTCTCATCATTGTAGCTATCTCACTCAAATCTTCTTTCCCTTTAATAGTATCCGTAATGTTGGGCATTGGAGGGTGGAGTGTTTTCTTACTTCTGCAGGAGATTGTTGTGAAGAAAATTTTTTAA
- a CDS encoding TVP38/TMEM64 family protein has protein sequence MYKKLLGFFGLMLSITVVLLEKDTLLDIIKEGTMRSIILSILFIAIVSHFPIIPFFLAVGIMGAIFGLLKGTLISLIGVIIGVLAVFFLTRYSFRDLISKKVKNSPTTRKYEDYFAKNAFTSILFFGGILPLLPSLFTSSLCGLSSVRWTVFFLASLVGQIPRVFVITTAGVYFPTNKLMSLSIYVGYIAVTLSMSFRKFPNLFRIPKGTDRGIMKMINKRIK, from the coding sequence ATGTATAAAAAATTATTAGGGTTCTTCGGATTGATGTTATCTATTACAGTAGTGTTGTTAGAAAAGGATACTTTGTTAGACATAATAAAAGAAGGCACAATGAGGTCTATAATCCTCAGTATTTTATTTATAGCTATTGTTTCTCACTTTCCCATTATTCCTTTCTTTTTAGCTGTTGGTATTATGGGGGCCATCTTCGGTCTTCTGAAAGGAACTTTAATTTCGTTAATAGGCGTTATAATAGGTGTCTTGGCTGTTTTCTTTCTTACAAGATACAGCTTTCGAGATTTGATAAGCAAAAAAGTAAAGAATTCTCCTACAACACGCAAATATGAAGACTATTTTGCTAAAAATGCTTTTACATCCATCCTGTTTTTCGGAGGGATACTCCCTCTTCTTCCTTCATTATTCACAAGTAGTTTATGTGGTTTGAGTAGTGTACGATGGACTGTTTTTTTTCTTGCCTCACTAGTCGGTCAAATTCCAAGAGTTTTTGTTATCACAACAGCAGGTGTTTATTTTCCTACTAACAAGCTAATGTCATTAAGTATATATGTGGGCTATATTGCCGTTACTTTATCGATGAGCTTTCGAAAGTTTCCAAATTTATTTAGAATACCAAAGGGAACAGACAGAGGAATAATGAAAATGATAAATAAACGTATCAAATAA
- a CDS encoding DUF2642 domain-containing protein — MNKKANKYHQNLVDQPGYVNHMPASHSPIYPIAGVPQPNQYVTGLDPVFVQHLSRHQGQKIAVMTTGGRIEGINAGVAVDHIQINLEDRSTHIRISQIIYFEGPLASYRK, encoded by the coding sequence TTGAATAAAAAAGCAAATAAATATCATCAAAATCTTGTTGACCAACCAGGATATGTTAATCATATGCCTGCTTCTCATTCTCCTATTTATCCCATTGCAGGGGTTCCGCAACCTAACCAATATGTAACAGGATTAGATCCTGTATTTGTGCAGCATCTAAGTAGACATCAAGGTCAAAAAATTGCGGTGATGACAACAGGAGGTAGAATTGAAGGAATAAATGCTGGAGTTGCTGTAGATCATATTCAAATTAATCTGGAAGACCGTTCTACCCATATCCGAATCTCACAAATCATTTATTTTGAAGGTCCTTTGGCTTCTTACAGAAAATAA